In Coffea arabica cultivar ET-39 chromosome 9e, Coffea Arabica ET-39 HiFi, whole genome shotgun sequence, the genomic window ATATAAATACATTATCTGGATTTATTCCAGATGCAATCTCCTTGTCTATCATTGCATGAACATGCTGCACGGCTTTGAGCACACCACTTTCATCTTTAGGAgaatcctgaaaaaaaaaagtgtaccTTAAAATTCGAAATGCATGTGATTGAGCTTGCCAGAAAAAAGGCTACAAGTATTGTATTAAATTTATCTTGACATCCATTACTCAATGAAATTCATTATTCAAGAAGTAGACATGAGGAAGATATAGAAAGAGATATTGTTCCAACTGGAAAAGCAGTAAAGTTTGAAGTGCACATATCAACCTAATTAGCAAAGCGGATAAACAATATACATACATAAATCACCTGCAAAATAATTGATTTAGAGGAAAATTCCAAGTCCTTAGAAAACTTATATACTACTCTGTAGCTATTTTCAACAAAGTTCAGATCAGCTGCAAATGAACCAAAGCAAATTTGCGTGGTGGTCAACACAAGCAAAGCCTTCTCAACTTGTCTTTCATCAAGCTTGAGCAGTTTGATTAGGTAGCCCAAGAACACTAGGATCAAGTAACGGCAAATCTAATTGAATTTACATCTGCTATAACATTCGATACTACTCATTACTACAACATGAATATGAACCATGATATTATATCTGTCTACGTAATTCAGAAAGACTAGCAAGAGTACCTGGGATTGCAGCCACTATATGCATCCTAGGATTGGATCAAGGCAACCATATGCATCTATTGTATTACGTAAATAGCCCACTGAAAAGTtacaaggaaaacaaaaacatgCAGATGTTTGAATTGCTGGAGTCCTGGTGTATGAATTGCTAGAGTCCTAGTTACACCCAGCAATTCTCCATGTTTACAAGGTGTAATGCACCACTGATCTCCTTTTTGATGCCCTGGCCAGATCGCTCTCTCTCAACATAGAAAGATCATTAgattgtagagcctgagttccTTTTCTCTTTAGTATGATCACTGACCAAAACAGCAATGGTGTTGTTGCAAATCAACCAGAACCTTAAGTGGGTTGAACCTATGTTGATGAACACCTTCATTTACAGAACACTAGTATGTTTTCAATAAGGCTTGCCTCAAGATGAGTTCAAGCACAGATGAAAGAGCTGGACGAGCTCAAGCCTATTTCAAGAAATGGCAATACTGAGTCAAGTCAAGTTCTAATAACTCAAGCTCAACTTGGCCCAATTGCAACCCCCCTAATTCAGATCACTTCAGTATAAAATTGCGCACAAAATTTAACTTTCATGACATAGACTGTAAGCTGCAAGGTGAAGAAAAATTGAGACAAGGGAATAGGTGAAGCAAAAAGCAATGCACAACTCACCGCTGTCACAGGTATCTCATGAATGTCAAACCATGAAGGCATCACAGCACCATCTATGCCAAAAGAAAATTCAACAGACagacacagtaaataggcattaATAAAAGATAAGATGCAGGGAAAATacataatgaaacaaaagaggACCAGCACGAGTGGTAACAGAACATTTCCCCATGGCACAACTCAATTTGTTAACTATCACTAAAGACCTGAATACAAAGTACAACTTAAGCACATGGAAAGTAGTACCAAAGGGAACATTGgacatgaaaaaaaaatccccaaaatgTCTCCACAGATGAAACGCAATTGTTGGTCTTAGCGTTGATTGCTTTTCCAGTATCTAAATGTCAAGGGCACAAGGAGCTGGTGGTTACCTCAGCATCTCACTTAGTGGAACAACAAGTACTAAAAATTGGTACGACTCCTAGAAGCCTTCCTGGACTTGTTGGTTGTCAAGAATTCAGTGAAACGGTAAAAGAGAAATCATAGTTTAGGAATAGTAGAATTGTGTGAATACCCAATTTCGATCAGATATCAACAAAATATGAGCATGGATAGTAAACCGCTAGAAGTGAAATGTTTACAACTCTTGGTAAGCTTATCCCTAATCCAAAGATACCAGCCAATAAATCTAAATATTTTTCAGTTACTGCTAACAGTGTTTAATTAGTCATTTGCAAAAGATTAATCGGCAAAAGCAATTTGAGCACTTAAAGCTTTCAAAAGTCTATTAATCCTTTATACTTTTGAAGAAATTAAACTTGTCCATTTACTAGAGAATTAGTCTCAAAATTGTAGCCTACAACAATGCATTCGGACAAGACAAGCAACACGATTATTTGCTGCACAAAaagccaaaaggaaaaaaaaaatcttttcttttgatttacgAACGAAACCACATTTATGCTTCGTAAGAACAATGAAGAATCAAAATTAACAAACAgagaacaaataaaacaaaacgcaTTACCATCTAAAATAACATGATGATCAAGCAATGCTGCTCAAAAACATAACAGAAATGATACTTAAATTGAAgtggaaaattaaaaataaataaaaaagaaacttaCAATTACAAGTGACAGGATTTGATGGGGCAGAAGGGAAAGCCCAAGTGGTATTTTTGAAGTGAGGAGAAGTGAAGAAGGTTTTGATGGGTTCATTTGCAGGGCCCGAATCGCCCAACCCATGAAGCCAAAGAATGAAGCTCCGAGCCAtaggggcgggggcgggggcgggTTTGATCAGATACGGGTATGGTTGAGAAGATAGcacaaagaaaatggtgatgCTGATGGTGACTGTGAACAAAACTATTGGCTTTGCTACTAAACTGGCGGTTGAGGAGGAGCTCATTTTAGGCCTAGGCCCCCCGTGCCGTTCGCTGGATGGGTTTTGGGTGCGGAGAAATATGTTGATGACGCTTTCGGAACAAGGTGCGGTGTTTGGATTACGCTTTTAACGTTCTTGAAAGCCTTAAGCGCGGAAGCGACTCACGCTCTTTGGGTGGGTGGCATCAGTTTGGAGGGGTGTAAGACTTATTACACGCTTTTATCAGCTGAAAGCGCCCTGACTTACACCTACTCCGGAAACGCTTTTAATCATCTTAAATTGGTAACTTTATGAGGAAAGAATCACGCCTTCCTTCCCAGTATTTTGCATTCAAGCGTTTCATCTCAAGTCAAGTCCTCTTGCCAGTATTTTCCTTCTCTTTATCATCGACAGAGACTACAATTGTTTGATTAGGCCAATAAACATTTTAATTTTCGGGTACATAATGATTGAGATTAGTTGGGCTAGAAGAGCTTGTGGCAAAGCATCTCATCTCGCATGCCAAATTGTTTTGAAGCTCCTCAAACGTATTTGTCCCCAGTCATGAGACTCATGACTGAGTTGAGTTCATATATGACATTTCTTTCTCATTctattaaggaaaaaaaaaaggaaagaaaaaaagaagatagcAAGAAATTATGTGTAAAGCATAAAATAATTTGATGTAGCTTTGGAGAGAACAAAAAACAGCAAGTATTTTActtggaaagaaaatcaagGTCTGCCAATGCGTGAAACTCCAGGAATAAAAGAATGAAATAGTTTTAGAATGCGCAagtgtttccaagaaaatcagtCGCCTTCAATTATTTCCATATACACTACGCTTAACTTGTAAACAAAACGGTAGAGGAATCTTCTAGGTTtggaaagtaaataaaactccCAAAAATCTGGATTCCCTTCTTCCACTATAAATCAACTCTTCTTCATCCCAAGTTCCCAACTGCATTGCTTGTACCCATTttgtacccttttttttttccttccaaggGTTAATATTACCACGTTTTGAGAATGGGCATGTCGAGAGTTTTATGTTTTTGGATATTGCTGTGGTTGACAAGCTCAGGCCTCTTCCTGCTTGCACAAGTTGGTGATGCTGATCATGCTGCTGCGCCTACAACCTTAGCCAAAGCCACAGGAACAGGAAAAGATGGAAGAATTCTTGATGCTGccgctcctcctcctccttacAACAGAGGCTGTAACGCGATAACACGATGCAGGTGCTGCAGTGGTGCAATATCACGTACAAAGCACATCATCAGGAAATTTCTCGTCCGAAGAATTGTTTAGTATATGAATTACTACTAGATCTACAGCATTCTTAGGTTGTCACCTAGAATGGTGAAAGAGTGAGTTGGTTCAGTTGCTCATTGTTCACAGACCTTACGTATCGTAATCAATAAAAGAATGCCAAGTGATAACTTATAATTGTTCACCTCTTGTTTATCGATTCTTTCTTTCACTTTTTGTGCAATCGAGTTTATATCTCTTGCTTTAAGAACAGTTTCTGTCAGCCCTGTAATGCAGGGCTTGGCAGTATTTTTGCAATTTGAATTTTAATAAGTTGTGTATACTTGTACAATTGTATGAAAGCAAAAGGTTTCAGAAGATATTAAGATCTCacccccaaaaaagaaaaagtgaaaagagaAATGTAGATAAGGAGATTATGAAAATCAACCATGTTGGCAGCAAACCATAAAAGATCAAACGAAGGCAAAAGCAAATGCTAATAAGTACAGAAGACAGCAGTTTAGagacttcttcttttttctacaCGAATTCCTGAATGTGTAACTAAATTAGCACCAACCGAAATATATCTTTACCCACATCAATTCTCATCCTAAGGACCGCGAGCCATAAGGTTGTATAAGCTGAATAGTGCAGATTGTACTTATCAGACTTTAGAGCACTTTTCAGTGCAGCTGCGCCAACAGTGCCACCATACCATCTAAAAGATGGCAGTAATTCATCTATCCTCTGCTTGTGGTAAAACAATCTCTAGAATTAATTTCTTGAATTGTGCAAAAGATTAAGACACTAGGGATTTATGGAATAAACAAGAAGAGCACACAGTGCCATGTGTAGCATGTAATAATCTAAGGCTAACCGCTTTTGCACAACagattctgaaatttcttcATACCAAGCATCTGTGCACGCTCATGGTTAATCAAATGCCCTTGCCAGACCAACTAAATCCTATATCCCTGATCTCAGATATTAGGCATCCTCCAAAGCAGCCTATTTGTGAATGTTAGATCAGAGTTTCAAGCTGTGGTATGATACCCTTCAATTGTATGCTTCATCTCATCTAACTGTGCAATGACATGATCCAGTTTCTTGCAACAGATCTCATTAGATATTCTTGGAACGTAGTCACACTTCTCAAAAGGACGATACTCGCAGGCACTTTTGATTTCTTCTCGCAGTGTCACTTGGATGTCCTGTTTAGAAAGATGAGATGCAAAAATGCCATCTTCTTAGCTGACGATTGCAGTTACTATGATAACGAAACAAGCCTACAAAATGCTTTTGAGCAGGAACAAGTAGGTAAAATGCCCAACTATCCAAGATAAAAATGAATCTACACATCTTAATAATAATATGCAGAAATAAAATCTTCTCTGTTACAGAACTTGTAAGAAGAACTTTACTCTTTCTTCAATATGTCTGAGTTATTATTTGTCAAACCCTACATCCTCTTGTTTCTTCTGAGttaagaaacaaaacaaaatcgcATGTTTCTTCTAGTTGCAGGCACATGCAGGGATTGTTAACAATCTCAatgtcaaaagagaaaatatgCCAGAAAGTAAAATCCCAGAAAAAACAACAACAGCAGCTAATAATATGCCAAAAAGAACAATCCTCCTAGACAAGCAAAACCATGAGCAATTGACTCATCGCAGTGAATCAGAAACCTTATAAAAGATCATCTCGAGCACTTTGACTTGCTCATTAACAAAGACAAAAAATTCCATTGTTCAACCCCATCGTTCCATCactaaaggaaaataaaactctAGATAACAAAAACGTCAAGATATATATCACCTCCAGAGTTTTATCCTTGAACCCATGATATAATTTACACGTAGTAGACTTGTCCCCATATGAACTATGAACTCATGGTTAAATAAATTTCAATTCTATGTTCATGTCTAATTCAaagatttcttcttttattttccagCTTTTTTGACAGGAAAAGAAACTGATtcaatttggatcaagtacgtcAACGGCTGCATAGACTGCATTCTGCGGCCTTAAATTGAGGCTATCACCAATACCAGTTCTAAGATGGGGTAGGTGTTTAAGAATTAAGACAAGCTAAGACCTTTAAAACAAAAGCCATAGCGTCACCCTATTCACTTTCAGACGTTACAAGCTCCAGGAAAACAACCATACAGCTGGTAATAACTAATTGCAATTACCACATTCCCTTGCTACTGTAACTTCTCAAAGCGGCATTTGACCATCTCTACAAAGACTTGGGGATAATACTTCACAATACTGACACAATAATAATACTGTAATCAGATTCACAAAGCAAGAAATTTTTATTCATTAAAAGGTACTTGTAAATTGTCAGACTACTCCTTGGTTTTGTTTTTATGACAAACAGGACAAACTATAGAGATGAAAATATTTATGCACCCACAGACAACAAAAATTAGACGAAAAGTTTTCAGTTTACTCTTGATTGGAAATTTGGGGAAGTTCTGgtggaaaaatttattttcaacCCATCCCCTTCTCACATATCATGTACACATACAATTCTAATTTGTAACAGCAATATGCCATATCGTATTAAAATTGATCAGGAAGAAGGATTGTGACCTTGATCAATTGCATAAATTCACTGCAGTGATTGTTCACCAGCTCCTTTCTTGGACCACTAGGGCTTGCCCATTCGTCCATTACACTGCTAGCTAACTCCAATACCCTAACTATTCTCTGTGAAGCCAAAATAGCCATAAAAACGTTAAAAGATCTGGTTTCCAAGGAAAAAATCCTCTAATTTATTGATTACCTTTTCAACATTTTGAAGCCTTTGCAATGAAGTGTTTTGGTTTTGAGGATCCATGGTGTACGTCGTCTGCATCAAGTCCACTCCACTAGTCGAAGTAGATGTGAATGTATTTAGAATTCAAGAAAAACATCATCGTTTTACAAAATGTAAAGCCCAAGCACTTAGATTTCTTAAAGCTCATCAGATTATAATTGAGCAAGCCTTATACATGGatgacaatacaaggacaaggACATACGGTAAGTGATAATATTATcattggttaaaaaaaaatgtaaatggaTCGATTTTATCTAAATTCAACCCAGGCCTAATATACTTggtagggtttggatttaatttctcaaactcaagCCCGACTCAGATCCAGATCCTATAAAAGTGTTATGGATCTAGGTGGCGCCTGATTTTCTATGATCCATATTCAATTCCAAATCCATACCAAATTCTATCTAAACTCATgtgtatataaattttttttttttttttagtgtaagcagGAGGATTCGAACCTGAGATCTcttgcttacactccctccccccgtaccacccaacccatccTCCCCCCATGTGTAtgtaattaaattatatatattaataaatttataaaatattctaATATTCTATAGTTATTAGATCGAATATAGTAAGACTTCATGATTGTGTTCTTTTTTTAAATCTAGTTGTCATTATAATTAGTACAAGCTTTTtaagaaaaaaggagaaaaagtaaaggcaaataaataaaagatttAACGTAGATATagttgaagttttaaaaataaatagaagCAATCAATAGTAGTTATTTTTTTGAGTTcataatattgcattcaacttctttaatattaattttattatttgaaaataaaaattagatggtgttcataaattttttttcagaatctatatatttttattttagtgctTTTACAAAAATACAATGAATGCCCTTGGATACCCAGATCTAGGATGGTTTGGATATGGGTTTATTTTTTCAGACCCATAAGAATTTGGCTCTGAATCTAACTAAATTTAATGGGTCTGGATTAAAGGGATTCAATCCAGACCTTAACCCATTAACATGCGTGATCATTGGAATAATAATGTCATGCATTCTAATAGATAATaagatttctttctttcctaCCAAAGATAATACCTGGGCATATATACGTGATTAAATCTAGTTCTCCCTTGAAAAGCCAAATAAAATTACTTAACAATTCACTTTGTGACGGTGTCCCATAGAGTACCATCGGTTAACtcctactcttttttttttttctttttttttttgtcgacacagaGGTGTgcgggtcaatccttacggggcctgactaatcccctgcggggCCCGGACCCGACACAGGGGTTAACTCCTACTCCATCTATTCTTTTTATTGGGATTTACTTTGTTTTTGGATTAATATATAGatttttattttgacaaattGCAACACCTATATTATTATGTTACTTAAACATTAGGGGAGACCCATTTAGGACCTTAGGTAATACAAGAGGCTAAAAAGGAGATGGCCAATCTGAactaaagaaaggaaaacttaAAAGGGGTACATCGACATGGTTTGGGAAAGGTCTATCTAAATTAGAGGAATGCATTgacatatttttaaattttttttacgcATACAAGATGCGAGGTTACACCTAGAATTTGAAGATGAATATATTATTTCCATCCTGATAATCACCTTGTTATTAATAAGTTAATCGGATTAATAGAATTTCACCTATTCACTAAAGTTTAAATTTATAGTAGAGTAACTTCTAAGTTGAAGCACTCCTTAAGTTCGTATGTTGAACCATAATTCATTCTTTAAATCATGGCGTTGATATATGCCAAAAAAACTAGACAACGGAGATGGAATTAGGCACTTggttcaaccaaaaaaaaaaaaaaccgagaGACATGGACACATAAAGAGAAAAGTATATGAATTTTCAAGAAGTTCTACAATACTTTTTGGTACCATACCATACTCAAAAGTATCAATCTTTAAGGTTTACGTTAATGATCTAATAAgaatttattgaattgttataATTATGATACCAAACGAATGGTagaatttttgtgaattttcatttttatcgtCGTAGTGATGATACAAACAGCCGCAGTCACGTATCACTATAACCAAATACAAAAGTCCACCTCCCGCTTGCTAAACTATAACTAATACATAAGTCCACCAAGACAACAGAGCCCATTTTCTCTGACCGGAGCGGTGGTAGTTCATCGTTATCGCAAACCCAAGATTCCATGGCGACCTCCAAGCTCCAGGCTTTGTGGAATCACCCCGCTGGCCCTAAAACAAGTCTGCTCTTTCATCTCTTCTCTCTTTATGCCATTTACCTATGTTGGCTTTCATGCGTTGGATTTGGATCTTTTTGATATTCAGTGCAGTCAATTTCCCAATTCTTTTGAATCTTCTTTGCATCTCGTTTTGATGCTTTTGTAGTTCCCTAACATCAATACTTGGCAGATGGGATGGATTATTTTGTGTAAATTAGTTTTGGGTTTTCTCCAGGTGGAagaaatattcaattttttagGATGTTTTGGATTGGGGTTCGGGTTCTTAATAGCTATCTTATGTGGATTATTAGGTCGTTTCAGTGCTGTATGTTCAAATGGAGGCAATAAATCGACAAGCCGCCCCAATTCTAGTATCAGAGGAAGTTTGAGTTTTCTGACTAATAATGTAGCGAGTAGGTTCTCAAATTCAGGCGAGATAAGGTAGTCGATTTAATTTGAGATCTATCCAGAAGTTTTTAATTGCAAAGGCATGATCTTAAAGGCAAATGGTAGCAACTGCAATGAGTCTGTCAGCAAAATCCAGCTAGAGGTAGTAGAACTTTACCTTGCAGTGGGGTTCTATTGTATTATTGTTATGTGGATGCTCTATCAAGCTGGAAAATAGGAGTTTCACAGGAATAGCATATAGGCTAGAATGATAGAAGGTGGTTGGATGAATCTGTGATACTTCAAGATTGGAAACTCAGCACCTTAATAGAGTAGAATGCAAATTGAGAAAAGAGGGGCATGTACCTGATCCTAGTCAGTACGATACTATGAGTAAAAACTCGTCTTAGATGTATGCTGAGTTGTATCATTACtatcttctttttctgtttgTCTAGGGggctttgattttcttttcttttttctattacCTTTTTTCAAAACActcctttggaaatttggtGAGGAGGTTGTATTGTCTCCACTTTTTTTGTTATGAATTCTGTGAACTATGTACAGAAACAAAGGAATGTGTCTCTTTTGCAACAGGTAGAGTTTCATTTAACATCAAAAAATAGAGAAGATGATGATTTGTGCTTGTTCATTTTGAGTGTTTTAGTTCATTTCTGGGCTCCAACTTTCAAGTGGGGAATTAGTATTGCCAACATTGCTGACTTCTCTAAACCACCTGAAAAGCTCTCATACCCTCAGCAGATTGGTACGTTCTATCTTCTTGTATCTCCATGTACTCTGTGTGCCTTGTGGATCTCCATTTACGAaatcctcccccccccccccccccccccccaaacaaaAACCCAAAAAGTCCCTCTCATGTAAATCCCATCGGCCCATTGAATAGCTTTTGAATTGTCATCTTTGTTTGCCTCAATTTAATGAGACTAAATTCTGTGATGGAATTTTTCATTTCCTAGTATCCTTTcagttttctgtttttctttcatGTGGCATTTGTTATAAGTTTCTTAGCCAGCATCACAATTGTTGTCATACGTACAGCGGTAACAGCTACTGGACTTATCTGGTCGCGCTATAGCACTGTCATTACCCCGGTAAATTCTACTTCCAATACATGTCtagattttcaattttttaagtACGGTTGTTTGTCTACAGTTTGATTGCTTCtagattttcaattttttaactGAGAAATTTAATTTTGGAGCTGTGTCCAATTTGACTTATTTCAATTTGCCTCAGCCCTTACCTGCtttatggttgaaataaattgtGTTCAATTTATCAGTCTTCCTAATGGAAGAATTTCTCATTCATGACATGTGCAGCTGTTGCAGTTTATATAAAtaacttctttcctttatcAAATCAATAAAAGGAAGTGTGTGGATTTTCCTCAACTTCAGGTGTCAAAGATTGAAACACGAGACTTGGATGAAATACACTTTCAAATAATCAACCAACTTTGTTTCCTTGGTCCCTTCCAATGGTGAAAACCTTAAAATAGCATCCTCTTTCTGCTAGGTCCTGATTGCTATTGACCATCATCTTTTGCAATCTTAAAGTAGCATCCTCAAATAACTTTAAAGCTTACTAATTTTCACAATCTTGcactattttcttctttttaacaTCTTGCCTGATAATGTTCCAGTTTAGTTCCTGTTTCTGTGTTAATTGGCTCGATACAACaatttgcttttccttttcttttctttttaaatgaATATACTTACAAATTATCTTGATGAGTTTCAGTCTGTCCCTTTTTGCATTACCCTCTGGTGGTAATATTTTCATTTGTCAGTTACGGCAATCAAGCCAAAAACAACTTTTGGGATCAAAGCCAACTAGATTGGAACTCTTGTACATGGGATATTATTACACCTATAGAGTGTTCTGCTTTACCTTTTAGTTAGTATATCCTTATAAACAATGAGCAATGTTCTTGATTTCCTTGGAGAGCAGAGAGTTTATAAGTCTATTTAAGCATGTCCATTGAATTACTTGTAGTTAGCAATGTTTTCCTGCTATCTGTATCACGTACATCATTTAATGTCATGAGTAGTTGGTTATCGTAGTAATATTTACGGTGTTCTTGTCTGTATGCTTGATTGTGGTTTGCAGAAGAACTGGAATCTACTCAGTGTAAATGTTGCAATGGCTTGCACTGGCCTATACCAGCTTTCACGGAAGATTAGGTCAGTTTTGTGTATTTCAACTAGCTATTTACTTGATCTGATACAAACGATACCATCACTGCATTGGAGATACCTGAATTTTACTTGCCACATAGGAAGTGCTAAACCCCTCTCTAACCACCCCTCGTGGGAAGAGTaggaaaaagaaacaatcaaacAATGTAAAAGTAGACTGAACTGAGGAGGgagtaaaaaggaaaatgatgtCCCTTGTGTTATAAGTGATAGTTTGACATCTTTATTTCTGTGGATTGATGTGGCATTAGAGCACAGCCTATGTTCGTTAAACTAATCATCGGTTTATGATCAGGCATGATTATTCTAACACGGAGCAAGCTGTTGTTGCTGAAGAATGATGACGAAAGTTCACATCTTTAATCCTTGGAATGATGGATCCAATTGGTTTCTACTTTGGAAGCTCCTGAATAGATTTTTCTGTGCCCCTTGAATTGGGTTCTGTAATTTGCTATTCTCATTAGATGTGAACGTGATGTTAATTATAGCCTCTGCTTTGAATTGGGTTCTGTAATTTGCTATTCTCATTAGATGTGAACGTGATGTTAATTATAGCCTCTGCTTTGGATTCATCTGTAGTCATCATCTTGtgattttaatctttttttcttttttaacttttgacCATCAATAATATGAATGTTTTGATTAGAATGTCATGCCATGATGACAAGGGCGCTTCAGCCTCTGAGATTTTTAACCTTTTATTCCCCAAGGCAGACCAAATATGGTGTACAAATGAACTTAAAAAGAGTAATAGCATTTTCCAATTGCTATGAACTCGACAAATATAATTCAAAACTCCCTGACTACATTTGGGTAAAGTCCAAAATGTCCAACTGCAGCTGTAGAATGCATTAGATTGGTGAAAAAATTGATTGTCTGTTGGTACACATAATCAATACAAATTGCCATGTTCTCAAATGAGGAAGCATCAATGTAAGTCTAATATTACAGGCATACATTTTTGTCGTAGTCTTGCTCTAACCGACACGATCAGTTAACAGAGAGCATCTTCAAGAGGTAAAAATGGGACTGGACTGCTGGGAATTTTTAATATCCTCTTCTGCTTCCCCTGTAGCTTAGCATCCATCTATTCCTTACCTGACGCATTCTCATTCTTGCCAACTATCCATCTTTATTCTGCTCTACTTTGGCATCAGAATCATTTTCTCCATCATGAGCCTTCAAGCCCAAGCTTAAGTCCAATGTGCTTTCATTTAGATCTTGCCGTCCTACAGGATCATTGTCTGAAGCCTGAAATAGGAGTAGATTTAAAGAACACCTAACAAGTTAGTAAACTGATGTCTTCctccaaattcaagaagaaatgaaaaaaaggaatcaATTACCAAGCAAATTTGAAGCTGCAGGAAACAAAATTGAGTTCAACTCAAATTACCTGACATTCTTCTGCGGGAACATCATTGATATCAGGTTTCTCGTCAAAACCATCATTCTTAGAGGTCGGCTCCATACCATCTGTGTCTGTCTCCATAGGTTTAACTTCATCTTCAACCTGTTCTGACACCTCATTCTTTTGCTCTTCTAGGACAGCCACCTATTTCACCCATCCGAACACAAAGATAAGCTGACAATCAACTAAAAGTACTGCATAGATATTCACCAGACTAACTCGAGGAGTTACATAGATTTGTCCACATTTTATAATCAAGAATTGACCATATTGATGGTGAAAGCTACAATGATTTGAGATATCAACTTCCTTACTTCAAGAAGATGTCAAAATTTCAGTCACACGCCTAGCACATCTAAACTTGACTGGACCAGgctcaaaaaagagaaaaaaaaattgagaagagAAAAGCTATCACACTGGCAAAAACAACTAACAATAAATTATTGCCACAGTGCTAAAACATAAATAATATTATTAAAAGGAGAGTCAGAAAGAAAAGGTGATCTGCAAATGTTAGACCGAGATGCCACTTCCATGTCAAATTTCTAATGTCTCAGCTGGATCGCAAGCATCTATAAGGATCTAATTGATATAGTAAATTTAACAATCTCAAAGACAACTGGTACATTCCAGTGGTAGCTTATCATGATACCAATGGAATCAGTAATTTGTATGTaaagcacccaaaaaaaaaaaaaaaacttgatcaAGCATGA contains:
- the LOC113709259 gene encoding carboxylesterase SOBER1, encoding MSSSSTASLVAKPIVLFTVTISITIFFVLSSQPYPYLIKPAPAPAPMARSFILWLHGLGDSGPANEPIKTFFTSPHFKNTTWAFPSAPSNPVTCNYGAVMPSWFDIHEIPVTADSPKDESGVLKAVQHVHAMIDKEIASGINPDNVFICGFSQGGALTLASVLLYPKTLGGGAVFSGWVPFNSSILDQIKPPAKKTPILWSHGMDDRTVLFEAGQAGPPFVEQAGVSCEFKAYPGLGHSISGEELRSLELWIKSRLQSSS
- the LOC113709347 gene encoding mediator of RNA polymerase II transcription subunit 11-like, with the protein product MQTTYTMDPQNQNTSLQRLQNVEKRIVRVLELASSVMDEWASPSGPRKELVNNHCSEFMQLIKDIQVTLREEIKSACEYRPFEKCDYVPRISNEICCKKLDHVIAQLDEMKHTIEGYHTTA
- the LOC113709684 gene encoding mitochondrial pyruvate carrier 4 isoform X1, with protein sequence MATSKLQALWNHPAGPKTIHFWAPTFKWGISIANIADFSKPPEKLSYPQQIAVTATGLIWSRYSTVITPKNWNLLSVNVAMACTGLYQLSRKIRHDYSNTEQAVVAEE
- the LOC113709684 gene encoding mitochondrial pyruvate carrier 3 isoform X2 — protein: MATSKLQALWNHPAGPKTTVTATGLIWSRYSTVITPKNWNLLSVNVAMACTGLYQLSRKIRHDYSNTEQAVVAEE